Within Terriglobia bacterium, the genomic segment CCGGCACAAGTGCGGATACAAATCAGCCGGGAACTGCGGATTCAATTTCAATAAGGACGGCTCCAGTTGCCGGTCCTGGCGTTGGCGCCGGACGCGGAGGAACGGCTGGACGTGGAGCTCAAGCAGCTCAAGCAGCTCAAGCAGGCCAACAGGGCCAGCAGGGTGCGATTGCAAAACAAGCACTTGCGCCGCCTGTGCCGTCCATGACGTTTATGCCACGGACGGCGGCGCCGGCCACCGAAACTCCTGGAACCGTTGGCGGAGCCGCTCCGGGTCTGCCTCGAGTCTTTGATCGCATCTTCCCACGGCCGAATATTCCCGGCGAGGCTTACAACGCCGTCACGGACAATCCCTTTCTCAACGTCGATCAGAATCCGCTCTCCACTTTTTCAATCGATGTCGATACGGCGTCGTATGCGAATGTGCGGCGCTTTCTGAACCAGAACCAGCTGCCGCCGCGCGATGCTGTGCGGATCGAAGAAATGATTAACTACTTCCCCTACGACTATCCGCAGCCTTCGGCCGGCAATCCGATTGGAGCGACGCTGGAAGCGGCGGCAGCGCCGTGGAATCCCCAGCATCGCCTGGTGCGGATCGCGCTCAAAGCCAAAGACGTCGATGTGCGGCGAAGGCCGCCCAGCAATCTGGTGTTTCTTCTGGACGTGTCCGGATCGATGCAGCCTGCGGAGCGCCTGCCGTTGTTGAAGCAAGGCATCCGGATGATGGTGGATCAGCTGACGGCAAACGATCGCGTCAGCGTGGTCACCTATGCCGGGACGACGGGCGTGGCCCTGCAGCCCACAGCCGGAAATCAGAAAGACACCATTCTGGGACTGATCGACAGCCTGGAAGCCGGCGGCTCGACGAATGGCGGCTCGGGTATCCAGCTCGCGTATCAGCAGGCAACTGCGAATTTCATTCCGAACGGAGTGAATCGCGTGATTCTTGCGACGGACGGCGACTTCAACGTGGGCATCACCGACAGGAATCAACTAGTCCGCATGATCGAAGACAAAGCCAAAAGCGGCGTGTTTCTGACCGTGCTGGGTGTTGGAATGGGAAACTACAAGGATGCGACTCTCGAAATGCTGGCGGATAAAGGCCACGGCAACTATGCCTACCTCGACACCGTCAACGAAGCGCGAAAAGTACTCGTGGATCAGATGAGCTCCACGTTCGTGACGATCGCGAAGGACGTGAAGGCGCAAGTCGAATTCAATCCTGCCATCGTCGGCGCGTACCGGTTGATCGGTTATGAAGACCGCGCGTTACGGCCTGAGGACTTCAATAACGACCTGAAAGATGCGGGCGACATGGGCGCGGGCCATACTGTCACGGCGTTGTATGAAGTCGTACCTCGAGGAGTGTCGATCGATTCACCCGGCGTGGATCC encodes:
- a CDS encoding VWA domain-containing protein, which codes for MTRINPDDPKWTAYILGELSDSERAAVEAALEASEEARTLVEELRFAAELTKAELTEQAPVRPLTEQERESIRAAAGVERPRRWFGARPMAWAAGLAAASIALTVALMPHHAQQQHTAVPVQTAQSIAVEQPEKQPEKTFRDEHASLPITKKQAITSTAADGTRARDIASAEPSHSEKDKTSDAAGRISGTVNDSAAARIPEVVVTARNTQTISGTSADTNQPGTADSISIRTAPVAGPGVGAGRGGTAGRGAQAAQAAQAGQQGQQGAIAKQALAPPVPSMTFMPRTAAPATETPGTVGGAAPGLPRVFDRIFPRPNIPGEAYNAVTDNPFLNVDQNPLSTFSIDVDTASYANVRRFLNQNQLPPRDAVRIEEMINYFPYDYPQPSAGNPIGATLEAAAAPWNPQHRLVRIALKAKDVDVRRRPPSNLVFLLDVSGSMQPAERLPLLKQGIRMMVDQLTANDRVSVVTYAGTTGVALQPTAGNQKDTILGLIDSLEAGGSTNGGSGIQLAYQQATANFIPNGVNRVILATDGDFNVGITDRNQLVRMIEDKAKSGVFLTVLGVGMGNYKDATLEMLADKGHGNYAYLDTVNEARKVLVDQMSSTFVTIAKDVKAQVEFNPAIVGAYRLIGYEDRALRPEDFNNDLKDAGDMGAGHTVTALYEVVPRGVSIDSPGVDPLKYQQPAAAPAPKSASNEMLTVKIRYKEPTASDSKLLAFPLVDREQAFSRASADFRFAAAVASFGMLLRDSPYKGTATFDSMLAIAEDSMGSDRNGYRREFMQLVERARQIRGR